A section of the Dehalobacter sp. DCM genome encodes:
- a CDS encoding lysylphosphatidylglycerol synthase transmembrane domain-containing protein, which yields MRNKVLNYILLLTIITVTALILVSSSEFQFIPHLKEMTDFRMIGLAVLCMLVFWLTDALIFKAILCLSELKMPLYRYLKLAFVGQYYNMITPFSAGGQPVQIYVMTNDYQVPLGVATSTSINKYMVFHFMTTAFALFMAVFNAHFVFQQGMISKALICFGLALNVAGVIAIFLICYNSTVVERIARAIIKLLQKFRLAKSIDDDAIAWHIAEYKNSLKQFFANKRAFIRVTLYSFIQVTAYFAVTYFVYLSLGLSGSTFFEILAVQSILYSAANVIPTPGNAGASEGIFYLLFGLIFPKNLMISAIILWRLTVFYLNLVISGIIVFIDFLVKRYRSKSACSNIPH from the coding sequence ATGAGAAACAAAGTCCTTAATTATATTCTCTTATTAACGATTATCACTGTCACAGCCCTCATCCTGGTTTCCAGTTCGGAATTCCAGTTTATTCCTCATTTGAAGGAAATGACTGATTTTCGCATGATTGGACTCGCCGTACTTTGCATGCTTGTTTTTTGGCTGACAGATGCATTAATTTTTAAAGCAATTTTATGTTTATCCGAACTGAAAATGCCGTTATACCGTTACCTTAAACTTGCGTTTGTAGGTCAATACTACAATATGATTACACCATTTTCTGCCGGGGGCCAGCCTGTCCAAATCTATGTCATGACCAATGATTATCAGGTTCCGTTGGGTGTTGCCACGTCGACTTCGATCAATAAGTACATGGTCTTTCATTTCATGACGACAGCATTTGCCCTGTTTATGGCTGTTTTTAATGCCCATTTTGTATTTCAACAGGGGATGATCAGCAAGGCATTGATTTGTTTTGGCCTGGCTTTAAATGTAGCTGGAGTTATTGCCATATTTCTAATTTGCTACAATAGTACCGTTGTGGAGCGAATTGCTCGCGCCATTATCAAATTGCTCCAAAAATTTAGATTAGCCAAAAGTATCGATGATGATGCGATTGCGTGGCACATCGCTGAATATAAAAACTCTCTTAAGCAATTCTTTGCCAATAAGAGAGCATTCATTCGGGTAACCCTTTATTCATTTATTCAAGTGACCGCTTATTTTGCTGTGACTTACTTTGTCTATCTTTCTTTAGGGCTGTCCGGTTCCACTTTTTTTGAAATCCTTGCTGTCCAATCTATACTTTACTCCGCAGCCAATGTGATTCCGACACCGGGTAACGCAGGCGCATCGGAAGGGATCTTTTATTTGCTTTTTGGCCTCATTTTCCCAAAAAATCTGATGATTTCAGCCATTATCCTTTGGCGCCTGACTGTCTTCTATTTAAATCTAGTTATTAGTGGTATTATCGTGTTTATTGATTTTCTCGTTAAGCGGTATCGCTCAAAATCTGCGTGCAGTAATATACCTCATTAA
- the spoIVB gene encoding SpoIVB peptidase: MNNKLIRRTFLVGTLVVFTLSMLQLSAGYQKDRELSYNVNNTEKTQLSTISPVYSFFESLSLNKNGKEVNKIRPEVIPGGQSIGVTLQTKGVLVVGYAPISGQNGKQSYPAKESGIEIGDIILTIDGKKALNDFQVAQEIDKKCQDNQTIELEIKHNDAIQKKKIRPVYCSETGRYRIGLFIRDEAAGVGTMTFIEPKTKIFGALGHVITDIDTNDQIELSQGKIVESTIYAIEKGLKGDPGEKIGTFMLDSRFSGVINKNSDSGIFGVYEGSVNNPFYTEAIPIAWKSEIKVGPAKIYTVLKDNTIEEFDISIEKIMKYRADNKNMIIRVTDQKLLEKSGGIVQGMSGSPIVQDGKIVGAVTHVFVNDATRGYGIFIEKMLEESEILSKAAVAPLGGFFLFIRKYK, encoded by the coding sequence GTGAATAATAAACTGATCAGGAGAACTTTCCTAGTTGGTACTCTGGTTGTTTTTACCCTTAGTATGCTGCAATTGTCAGCAGGATATCAGAAAGACAGGGAACTGAGCTATAATGTTAACAACACTGAAAAGACCCAGTTGAGTACGATTTCCCCAGTCTATAGTTTTTTTGAATCATTATCCTTAAACAAGAACGGAAAAGAAGTAAATAAAATACGACCGGAGGTTATCCCGGGAGGACAGTCCATCGGGGTCACTCTTCAAACAAAAGGTGTTCTTGTTGTGGGATATGCTCCGATCAGTGGACAAAATGGAAAACAATCATATCCAGCAAAGGAATCCGGCATCGAAATCGGAGATATCATTTTAACAATCGATGGCAAGAAAGCACTCAATGATTTCCAGGTAGCTCAAGAAATTGATAAGAAATGCCAAGATAATCAAACAATTGAATTGGAAATCAAGCATAATGACGCGATACAGAAAAAAAAGATACGACCGGTTTATTGCTCGGAAACAGGACGTTATCGTATTGGGCTATTCATTAGAGATGAAGCGGCCGGAGTAGGAACAATGACTTTTATTGAGCCGAAAACAAAAATATTCGGCGCCTTGGGGCATGTAATCACGGATATTGATACCAATGACCAAATTGAATTAAGTCAAGGAAAAATAGTAGAGTCAACGATTTACGCTATTGAAAAGGGACTGAAAGGAGATCCCGGAGAAAAAATTGGCACATTTATGTTGGATTCTCGATTTTCCGGTGTTATCAACAAAAATTCGGACAGCGGCATATTTGGTGTCTATGAGGGATCAGTAAACAATCCGTTTTACACTGAGGCCATTCCCATAGCCTGGAAATCTGAGATCAAAGTAGGTCCTGCCAAAATATATACGGTACTCAAGGATAATACCATTGAAGAATTTGATATAAGCATTGAAAAAATCATGAAGTACCGAGCTGATAATAAAAATATGATTATCCGTGTTACTGACCAAAAATTATTGGAGAAAAGCGGCGGGATCGTTCAGGGAATGAGCGGAAGTCCGATTGTTCAGGACGGAAAAATTGTCGGAGCAGTCACACACGTCTTCGTTAATGATGCTACCCGTGGATACGGAATTTTCATAGAAAAGATGCTTGAAGAATCGGAAATCTTAAGTAAAGCTGCAGTCGCCCCTCTGGGCGGCTTTTTTTTGTTTATCAGAAAGTATAAATGA
- a CDS encoding IS4 family transposase encodes MRKPVKEIENVLQNHGYSINNIICEVMKTFKLKTLCRKVGFLKQDGYSSAEILSLMLMLPLMLLKSVHALYKSDFQKVTTMKKDSIYRLKNNEKMPWRALLIGISKQFQRLVNPTNEVDEKSAFILDDTTLAKTGRRIEQMTQVFDHVAGKKGSKLGFKNLTLGFFDGKSLTPIDFTLQVEKPLKKARHRKERFKKQRDPKSAGAKRIRECHVSKISNGLDMIKRAVKQGFKAKYVLVDSWFSSYEFIQTIRGLDKKSMHLVCGVRQDTRKYRYKETSLNASQLKSVLKSEGNEKRCRKRNIRYFEVLVDYEGIGQIKLYFCRFPYQKKFRLFLSTDISLSLLSMLEIYSIRWTIEVFFKEAKQHLKLGTCQSRDFDAQIAHITTCYLLYTLLAYFRRVNAYESLEGLFAEIKDELIEKNVAERLWELFDDLLQVVITSIAKSGLVDILEFRNSSEYEHLKELFENSFLSNQLIALKNAS; translated from the coding sequence ATGCGGAAACCTGTCAAAGAAATTGAAAACGTACTCCAAAATCACGGCTATTCGATTAACAATATTATATGTGAAGTTATGAAGACGTTCAAGCTTAAAACGCTTTGCCGCAAAGTTGGTTTTCTGAAACAGGATGGTTACAGTTCCGCGGAAATCCTCTCACTAATGTTGATGTTGCCCCTAATGTTACTGAAAAGTGTCCACGCGTTATATAAAAGCGATTTCCAAAAGGTTACTACTATGAAGAAAGATTCCATATATCGACTGAAGAACAATGAAAAAATGCCTTGGAGAGCATTGCTGATCGGTATATCCAAACAGTTTCAACGATTGGTTAATCCTACGAACGAAGTGGATGAAAAGTCCGCTTTCATTCTAGATGATACAACTCTTGCTAAGACAGGTCGAAGAATTGAACAAATGACCCAGGTGTTTGACCATGTTGCAGGGAAGAAAGGTAGCAAATTAGGCTTTAAAAATTTAACCCTTGGTTTCTTCGATGGTAAAAGCCTCACGCCTATAGACTTCACTTTACAAGTGGAAAAGCCCTTAAAAAAGGCAAGGCACCGTAAAGAACGGTTCAAAAAGCAACGAGACCCCAAATCTGCTGGGGCTAAACGGATCAGAGAATGCCATGTTAGCAAAATTTCGAACGGTCTGGATATGATAAAACGGGCGGTAAAACAGGGGTTTAAGGCTAAATATGTCCTGGTTGACAGCTGGTTCAGCAGTTACGAGTTCATTCAAACGATTCGAGGATTAGACAAAAAATCGATGCATTTGGTCTGTGGTGTTCGGCAAGATACGAGGAAGTATCGCTACAAAGAGACTTCCCTTAATGCCAGCCAATTAAAATCGGTCCTCAAAAGTGAGGGAAACGAAAAACGCTGTAGGAAACGGAATATCCGTTATTTCGAAGTCCTTGTTGATTATGAAGGAATCGGACAAATCAAACTGTATTTTTGCCGGTTTCCCTATCAAAAGAAATTTAGACTGTTCCTCTCGACGGATATATCTCTTAGTTTATTGAGTATGTTGGAGATTTACAGTATCCGTTGGACCATCGAAGTCTTTTTTAAGGAAGCCAAGCAGCATTTGAAGCTCGGGACTTGTCAATCGAGGGATTTCGATGCGCAGATTGCCCATATCACGACCTGCTATCTCCTCTATACACTCCTAGCCTATTTTCGACGAGTAAACGCCTACGAATCCTTAGAAGGATTATTTGCGGAAATCAAGGACGAACTCATAGAGAAGAATGTAGCGGAGCGGCTCTGGGAATTATTTGATGATTTGCTGCAAGTGGTGATCACCAGCATCGCCAAGTCTGGTTTAGTGGACATTTTGGAATTTAGGAATTCCAGTGAATATGAACATTTGAAAGAACTATTTGAGAATTCTTTTCTTAGTAATCAGCTTATAGCCCTTAAAAATGCCAGTTAA
- a CDS encoding NUDIX domain-containing protein, with the protein MIECELTEEQISQETIFEGKIIRVYKDSVRLPNGKSSVREIVRHPGAVAIVPQLDDKILMVKQYRYALAKETLEIPAGKIDPGETPETCALRELREETGYIGDITYIGGFHTSPGFTDEIIHIYQAVNLVWSPLEADEDEFLNVVPVLVQEAMDLVIHNGLHDAKTALGILLTCGGNK; encoded by the coding sequence ATGATTGAGTGTGAATTAACGGAAGAACAGATTTCACAGGAAACGATTTTCGAAGGTAAGATCATCCGTGTCTACAAAGATTCGGTTCGGCTTCCCAACGGCAAATCATCTGTGCGTGAAATTGTCCGGCACCCAGGCGCTGTTGCCATCGTACCGCAGCTTGACGATAAGATACTGATGGTCAAGCAGTATCGGTATGCACTGGCTAAAGAGACCCTGGAAATACCCGCAGGCAAAATCGACCCAGGGGAGACGCCGGAGACGTGCGCCTTAAGAGAATTACGTGAAGAGACAGGTTATATTGGTGATATTACGTATATAGGCGGTTTCCATACGTCACCGGGTTTTACGGATGAGATTATTCATATCTATCAGGCTGTTAATCTGGTGTGGTCTCCACTGGAAGCCGATGAGGATGAATTTTTAAATGTCGTGCCGGTTTTGGTTCAAGAAGCCATGGATCTTGTCATTCATAATGGTTTGCATGACGCGAAGACCGCATTAGGAATTCTTCTTACCTGTGGCGGCAACAAATGA